One region of Tachysurus fulvidraco isolate hzauxx_2018 chromosome 9, HZAU_PFXX_2.0, whole genome shotgun sequence genomic DNA includes:
- the lyrm2 gene encoding LYR motif-containing protein 2: MSVSRFPASALNLKQFLQRQKVLGLYRNMLRTIRKVPDEADRKYLKDWTREEFKRNKDAADQDAVRMMITQANNHLEELKRSLSLAGR; this comes from the exons ATGTCGGTGTCAAGATTTCCAGCTTCTGCACTGAACCTCAAACAG TTTTTGCAGAGACAAAAAGTTTTAGGTTTGTACCGTAATATGTTGAGGACAATCCGAAAAGTTCCAGATGAAGCAGATCGTAAATATCTGAAGGATTGGACAAGAGAGGAGTTCAAGAGGAACAAGGATGCAGCAGATCAG GATGCCGTCAGGATGATGATCACGCAGGCCAACAATCACCTGGAGGAGTTGAAGAGATCTCTCAGTCTGGCTGGAAGGTGA